The DNA segment aaaattctcattaaattttttaatttttaaaaaaattcagttagacacttcaaattttttttttcttgtaaattctcgttaaacctttaaattttctgaaatttataattagattcgtaaaattttcatattaaaaccctcaaatttttaaaaaattttagttacacTTTCTAAAAACTTAATACTAAAATCTACCACTAactatatcaaaataaatttgaacaaaatgTGATTTATACAAGGTGAAACTCAAAACTCTCTAAATTTCAAAATCTATGTAAAGCTAATTACTATGCAAGTCTAAGCTCAACTGTAGTCGTGtcgacaaaaaaaattattttcaaaatcttaattagataatattcaaatacaattaaaaataatttaaaaaaaaagtaaatacatAATCTTATCCGATATGAATAAATATTCACGGTGCACTAATGTTTATCCATTCCGTATCTTTCTTTACAAGAggaccaaaataatattaaattaaaaattatacaacTTGTTAAACAACTAATTGACGTGTGCAAtgcataaaaaattttcattaatttctaTAAACTATAGGATAAATTATACcgatagtcacttaattattaaaatattttattttagacactcaaaataaaaaaattataaattaaagcaCCCACACATTACATAGCTTGATAATTTTGGTTACTTCCAAGTTAGTATAGcagttaaaaaaattgatataataacaaatttagtcttcaaatgttacatattatatcaatttaatcctaatttttaaaaatcaactctaaaaatgtacaaatattctcaatttgatactaattctaaaaaatttaaagaaatatataaatatatataaatatttttaaaaaaaatatagtaataaatttaaattttatattaatattaaataaaataaaaatctcccACCTCATCCCTCTTCCTCTCCCCCTCCCCCACCGGACCTCCCCACCACCGTCCCTCTCCCCCTCAATTTTCTCCACAAATTAAGATTTCTTCTCAGTTTCAATTATGATAGCAAGCAAATTTTCGTTACGCTCAAATTCCCATAAAAAACTTGATTCATCTTAACAACAATAAATGAGTGAACCATAAAACTAAGCATATTTGATATTCACCCTAAATAGTTGATACTTCTAATATATTTGCAAATTAGTCAGTATTTAGAGGAATGGGATTAAATGTTCAAATAGATTACCTTGATTCTAAGTCTCTCATCAACTTCAGACTGTTCATCAACTCATCAATTACTTCCGGAAGAAAACATATAACAAGAGCTCATGTTTTTGTGGTCCAAAATCCCCTCCTATCAACCATGAAAATTCTATCTTAAGTTGTTTATTCTTTTATGGAATCCATAAATTAGAATATAGGAcataaattttcaaagtttcggTCGTGAAAAAGTTTGGGTCGTGAAAAAGACACTCACATTATGTTTCAAGAAAACTATTGCAGCATCTTCATCACGGCCAGCACCCTTGCATAACTTTGACAATCCTTGCTCTATGTACTTACAGCTTCCACAAGATGATTATGTTTCAAGAGGGACGGTGGTGGGGGAGGTCTGGTAGGGGAAGGGGGAGAAGGACGGTAGTGGGGGGAGGTCCGATGGGGGATGGGGAGAGGGAGAGAGACGgagagatttttattttatttaatatattataattatatttgtttaatattaatataaaatatttatgtatttttatacatttcttcaaatttttttagaatttcgattaaattgagaatatttgtaaattttgagagttattttttttaaaaaatatgagtaaatcgatataatatgtaaaagttgagggataaatatattattatatcgattttaatatttttattatattatatagtttATTGTTTGTGATCTAAACGGAAATAACAAAAATGACTAAACTATATAACGTGAGTACTTaaattgtaagtttttttttttagtgtctaaaataattttttatagttgagAGATTATTTGTGTAATttacttaaattaaaatattaaaatataatataataaaaatagtttttttttaaatatatatatggtaaaaGTATTCGAATTATCCAAAACacatcataaaaaataaaaataaaaatcatcaaTCGCATGCTTTTCAATTGATAGAAATATTTAATTCCTTGATGGTAATTAAGATTTCATACGTGGTTTTTAttgaaaaggttaaaatatgctagaAGTCGCTAtacttttgaaaattaaaattttagtctctttatttttagattttaaaatttaaatataactaatAGCACTAttaaatcttttttattaaattcaagttaattataaacttatttttttaattacatggctgCCAAATGagttgttttttttcaaaaaagtcacaacaacaaatttaacaaaaagaacTTAGCAATGTTAAGAGTTGGACCTGaatttaaaatctgaaaattaGAAAGACTAAatcatatgaaataaaaatttagagactaaattcctaatttttgAAAAGAACAAGGACTTCTGGCacattttaaccttattaaaGCTAGTCTTTATTGTTGCATATGTTGTATGTAATTCTAtgcgtttaatttttaattatttttcaaatattatatttttaattaatgtaattaatgtaaaataatattttttgcaatttgttaaatataattaaaaatatattaatttagttaaaatttaaatattataataataaatttaaaataataattaaagtactTTTAATATATTCAttgcataatttaattttagttcatgtaattaatataaaacaacatcattcaaaacaataattaattagtataattaatatatatcaattatGTCACGTGTATTGCAcatgaatatatgtatttaatgttaaaatgaaaatatttttctactattcaatctttattattttagtctctaaaaaattgatatacataaaataaatatttaactaaaaacacaataaaaaagtaaattataatattaaattaaaaataaaaaattaaataaaacaacatgcaacaattttaataatccataataaatacgaaaaatatttatactaaataataaacacgttaaatacttttaataataatgattaaaaattattgttGAAAGCATTTTTCAACTAAAccaactaaataataataataagacgaatctaaattatttagaatatctaattattttagattatcataatttctttttaaaaacatttttaactaGTAAATCTAAATtagattataattatttttaatgtaatttaaatAGATCTATAATATAATTAGCACATCTTTTTACTGTAATCTATTCCATTttccaaataaatataaatttattataattttcacaaatttattttactattactatCGTATACTAATTCATTTTTAGacttcttctttatttttatttaaataaacctAAATCTATAAGATAATTATCAAaacctttttattataatatatttcttttttcaattaataaatttaaatgtattataattatcataaattttattttaatataactattataatatatttttcccACTTTTTAAActtgattataattatttttaaatggtaatttagtaatataataaaaaaaacaaagagtaTTTTTATtagttcaaatatttttaaataaaacctTAAAATCATTTTACCTGcctatttaataatattaattacaaaaatttaaattcttttgaaattaataaattaataaaaaaaaagtaaaatcatTTTACATGCCTattatatttctttctttctcttttttgaagttttttttagatctgtttcaaaaaaaaaaaagagtcaaaatttGAGTCTAACAGGTGACCTGTCACCAACCATAGAAGAGGAAAGCAGTAGTCAGCTCAGCCCTTAACTGATGGCCATCGAATGGCATAATTTAGTATTTGAGCAGTGGTACatatggttttcttttcttttttttcttttttttttatatttatatttgataaaaattatacatTTCGATATTTAAAGATAATCGTATTAAatctttaatgtttaatttagattttagagttaatttgatgaaaattcataattagttaataatattaacaaataattttcatCCGATCAATCCTAAAATCGAAAATAAATCACATCTgtacttaacaaattaaacataaatttaaacaaatttacaattaacaataaatttattattttaacaaaaccataaaaaaaattaaaacctaataatattagcgattatttttcatcaaatcgACCGCAAACCTGTATTAAACAATAAAGGGTTAACACACTTACTTCTaagtactaaaatatataaattttattaaatacatGTACCAAATTGGACAAAAACATAACACAAGTACCACATTagacaaaaatattgaaattgaataccaaatgatatattaagtcAAACTaaaattactcaaaaaaaaaGGTTTATTTCTATTCAGTCCCATATTCTTTTGAACTTTAGAAATTTAGTTTGctacttttaatttaaaacatttagggtgcgtttggttcgctgtattggattagaggtgtattggattagaggtgtattgggattagaggtgtattggattaaaggtgtaatagctaatccactgtttggttgaatgtaatggaatagaggcgtaatagtaatcttgtgtttggttgaatggaatagaggtgtaatagcataatggaaaaaactaaaatgactagaatacccttagcataaaattgttttggtaaatgattattgttattgttatttaaattttaataagattattattatcagtaataaataatttaatcatattttaacataattattattaaatatattttaattaaaatatataatttataataaaattcttaataatcaatattcttatatgaatttactcaaatcataatatatgatactataaaatataatttgaaataattaatattaaatataatttttctaaatataatttaatattttttctaaatattttgtaaaaagaaataaatttagtGGCAAATTACTAGtgttaaaagttaaattaagCCGCAAAGAAGAGTAATTTGTGTTAGTGAAAATTACATTTCTCTAAGATCCTATAAACTGTGGCAGCATATACTCATTGAAACATTTATAAATTCCAACTTTAAATATGAACTTATGGAAATCAAAGGCATTTATGCAGCAAGTATATTCTGCGAATCTAATATAAATTTGTTGCTTTATATTGAGCTTgttaattttgaataactttaacaGTTCCACACTCCTCAAAGTTTTACAAAACCTATGGCATTCCATTAACCAACAGCATCTCTCTAATGCTTCAAACAAACAACATCAAGTAACTCGTCCTGGAGCATGCGACGAACCAAAACCGTTTCCCGATCGCTTTTGTCATGAGTCATCATATTCTGGATCTGCTGTACAATCTGCCAACAAACTGAAAATTAGTACCATAGCAACAAATTCACCATAATCGATTCTTCCATCCTGTAGAAGCAGAAAATCAAAACTTAAATCATCGATCAAAGGATAAAAAGAAGACCTATTCCAACTGATAAAAGAAGTGCAATGAGGATCGAGGACCTGCAAATGTTCTTAGACATTGTACCCTGCTATTACCATTTACTCTCAATCATATAAGAGAATAACTATAAAAATCGATGAAGCAAATGAGCTAGCTCGAGAATATGGCTTACACTATCTTGATCAACTTCTCTGATTATATCCTCGAGTAAAACATCTGTCATGTTATGCTCAACACAAGCTTGTTGAAGCTCATCAACTGTAATATACCCACTTCCATCCTTATCAAAGTATCGGAATGCAACAACGAGATGCTCCTCACGCTCTAGTTTATTAGGGTGAACTGTTGCAGCTATGAATTCTCCATAAACATTGAAACCTCAAATGAACCATAAACAGAAAAGACCCATTTTGTATTGCATTTTGTACTGCAATTTGCAAGTAAATGAATATATCAAATAATCATCATTATttgattttccaaaaatcatataACAAGCAAGCAACATAACATAACAAGCATATAACAAGCAAGCATATAACCGTGATTAGCTAAAGATCATCGCTCGAGATCGACAGAGACTACTGCAGTAGATTACTCTCAGCACTCGGAACAATTAGCTAAAGATCCTCACTCGAGATTGACAGATAAAACCACAATCCAAACTTCAGAATCCCCTGACCAAAATCTACCACCAAGGAATCAGTTGAATCATAGCAAAACTCAGAATATACAACACCCTGAGAAACCAGAACAACTACCTAAACCCATGTTCTTCATACACATCTTCCTGCTATCAGAAACATTTAGTTACACCCAAGTCCCATAATAGAGATCCTCATCAAGGTGGCAAGTCAACCCACAAACAGTTCCTACATACAAATTCTGCCTAAGGACTGAAACACAAGTGAACTCTTGAAAGTAAGCAAGTCATAAATGAGATTAATAATTCCGATTCATTGTGCCAAAAATATGAAACTCTGACCACTCTCAAAATAAGCTATAGAATCCATGAGCATGGAACTGTCCTGATTCATGGCCTACCCTAAACCTTACCACTAAAAACCTAATCCTGAGACAGAATTATCAACAATTCTTGTCTTTATTTCCAAATACTTTACTTAGATAATAATGCTTAATGACTATGTTAGCTGGACATCGATGCACATCTGATACACATgtaattcaagaaaaatgaatCATCACATAACTTAACAAGCCCCAATACGAAGCATCAAACCATGAAcctctcaaatttaaaaaaataaaaatgataaaaccaTCTCTCAAACCATGTATCATCATCAACCACAgctcaaaaattaattaactaatactTAAACAtattaagaaaagagaaagaaaaagaaaattaagctcaaaacatgttcttaatatTAATAAGCTCACAGCTTCAAATCTCTTTTGAAAATGAGATTCAACAATcccaaaataacatttcaactaAGGTGATTATAGTAAACGAACACTCAATTCCACCGAGGGGAAAAATAACAATTAGAAAACACTAATCAAAGCTAGATCTTTTGCCATTAAAAATTTGCTCTTCTTCAGTGGCAGACTCACCGCTTTTCTTGTTGAGCTTCCTTGCATACCTCTAGTTCCTCAAGAACTTGGAATCCATCTATAAATGTCCACAAGGAAAGAaccgtttttatttatttttaaatgaagaCTAACTGAAAATTCGATTAGAAGATTTAAAAAAGATACCCCTTTGGTGGAAGTGTGGCGGTGCCTCTTGGGTTTATTGATGCCATTCTTGTGAGCCTTGTAAGATTGGTTGTGGGCAGTGTGGTTCTTTGACTTCGCCATTTCTGTTCACCCCGAATTCAAATCCAAAAACACTAACAAAATGAACAAACAATGTTAATTTGATCTGTAAACAAATGATCGATTCTTTGAAGGAAAACCGATGGAAGTTAAAAGCAAAAACCTGAGTCTAAGAAGAAGATGCGGCTCTGATTAGGGCTTTGAAAGAATTGTGTTGTAAAAAATATTAGAGAGACAGAGGGAGCAAATCTGTAGAAACCCCAAGCTAGAAGGAAAAAAACAGAAGATGGAAAGGGGAAGCGTCGattgggagggtaaaacagggtaTAAAACTAAAGCAGGACCTAAACTGAGCAAAAGGAAGGGattagaaatcggtggatttTGAGGATTTGGTCTGTAATGTAATAGACCCGTATTAGTcaatacactgaaccaaacaaaggattaaaatgggattaagtggggcccacagaataggggtgtaatggctatgccaatacacccaaccaaacatggtgttaaTCTCTTTACAtatctaatttaaaaattaaaacccaattaatAACAGTACTAATTgagttttattaaatttgaatacGTGTTATCAATTATAGATCAATTTTTAAATTACATATCTAAATATTGAACTGTAAAATATTTCAATCcgacttttattttaaatcaaacaagtaaatgaacaaatatttttgaaaaaaataaaacaacatttgGTCTCTAAACTTGACAACTTTTCTCAAggtttttgaacatttttttgcCAATTAGTCTTGGAATTTGACAACTTTTTTCAGTTTAGCCATTGAACTTGGATTCTAATATTCTATTCGTGAGTAATAACATGATACTCTAAAATTACCTCATGTCATCACatgaaaatttaaagtttataaaaaaaattaatttataaaatgcccTGGTAATAACGTTGTATAATTTTAGAATGTCACATCATCATACTTTAACAAAATTCAAGTtaatggaccaaattgaaaaaaaaattgtcaagttcCGATACTACAATGGACCAAAAAATTAAAGATCACAATGTAAAAGTTatcaaatttaaggactaaatattattttatccctTTTGCTAATAAAATTGGAGGAATTAAATTGGGACAAATCTCAATTTTTCACATGAATTTTGGTTTAATGTGCAATGTTACACAAGAACTtttattttgtgcaattttatacatggcattttttattttttatttgattcaattttcacatgcCCTTAACATTATTATCGATATATCATTTGATGCTTACGTAccacaaataattattcttatctaatataaaaacaatttgatatgttcatttctttaaatgtgtaaaattaaataaaaactaaaagttTATCTACACATTTGAaccaaaatcaaagtttaatgtgtataattgcacaaaattaaatttcatgcatcaaattgcacatttaatcaaagtttatgtatagcTTTG comes from the Gossypium hirsutum isolate 1008001.06 chromosome A06, Gossypium_hirsutum_v2.1, whole genome shotgun sequence genome and includes:
- the LOC121230692 gene encoding calcineurin subunit B-like, producing MNQDSSMLMDSIAYFESVLRQNLYVGTVCGLTCHLDEDLYYGTWGVVYSEFCYDSTDSLVVDFGQGILKFGLWFYLSISSFNVYGEFIAATVHPNKLEREEHLVVAFRYFDKDGSGYITVDELQQACVEHNMTDVLLEDIIREVDQDSDGRIDYGEFVAMVLIFSLLADCTADPEYDDS